The DNA segment CTCGTAGATGTCGCGGAAGCCCTCGGTGATCAGCAGTGCCGTGTTGGCGCCGTTGCGCTCGAGCAGCGTGTTGATCGCGATGGTCGAGCCGTGCAGAAACAGCTGGCCGTTCCTCACGTCGATGTCGGCGCTGTCGAGCGTGGCCTGGATGCCGTCCACGAGCCGGCCGTGCGTGGACAGCGCCTTGCCGAACATCAGCTCGCCGGTCGCCTCGTCGAAAGCAGCCATGTCGGTGAAAGTGCCGCCGATGTCGACGGCGATGCGCAGGTTGCGCGGGGTCTGGGGGGTCGGGGAATTCGCCATGGTCGTGCGATGCCTCAGGCGGCCGTGCCGATGCGGTTGCGCAGGATGCCCAGGCCGGTGATCTCGACCTCGACCACGTCGCCCTCCTTCATGTAGCGCGGCGGCTCGCGGCGGTCGCCCACGCCGCCGGGCGTGCCGGTGGCGATGACGTCGCCCGGCGACAGCGGCGTGAAGCGCGAGACGTATTCGATGATCGTCGGGATGTCGAAGATCAGGTCGCCGACGCTGGCGTGCTGCATCACCTCGCCATTGACGCGGGTCTCCAGCGTCAATCGGGAGACGTCGGGCACCTCGTCGCGCGTGGCCAGGAAAGGGCCGAAGGGCGCCGTGCCGGGAAAGTTCTTGCCCGGCGTGAACTGGTGCGTGTGGCGCTGCCAGTCGCGCACGCTGATGTCGTTCAGGCAGGCGAAGCCGGCGATGTGCTCGAAGGCCTGGGCCGCGGGAATGTGGCGCCCGCCCTTGCCGATCACCAGGGCCAGCTCGCCCTCCCAGTCGAAGCGCTCGGAGAACGACGGGCGCAGCACCTCGTCGCCGTCGGCCGCCAACGTGTCGATGAAGCGCAGGAACAGAGAGGGGTGCTCGCTGTCGCCGCGCTTGGTCTCGGCCACGTGGGTCTTGTAGTTGAGGCCCACGCAGATGAACTTGGCGGGGTTCGGGATGACCGGCAGGGCCTGCACGTCGGTGGACGGGAGCGCCGTGCCGCCGTCGCGCGTGTTCTGTTCGAGCTCGGCCAGGGCGCCGGCGCGCAGTACCGAGACCAGGTCCGGATGGCGCCCGAGAAAGTCGGC comes from the Comamonadaceae bacterium OTU4NAUVB1 genome and includes:
- a CDS encoding fumarylacetoacetate hydrolase family protein: MKLVSFNHAGQASYGLVEGDRYLQPSADFLGRHPDLVSVLRAGALAELEQNTRDGGTALPSTDVQALPVIPNPAKFICVGLNYKTHVAETKRGDSEHPSLFLRFIDTLAADGDEVLRPSFSERFDWEGELALVIGKGGRHIPAAQAFEHIAGFACLNDISVRDWQRHTHQFTPGKNFPGTAPFGPFLATRDEVPDVSRLTLETRVNGEVMQHASVGDLIFDIPTIIEYVSRFTPLSPGDVIATGTPGGVGDRREPPRYMKEGDVVEVEITGLGILRNRIGTAA